Proteins co-encoded in one Bacillus paramycoides genomic window:
- a CDS encoding response regulator transcription factor has protein sequence MKNYHILVVEDDQEIQELIKQFLMTQQYTVVVASDGLEGMTQFNKQSFDLILLDVMMPNLNGFEVSKMIRSQSNVPIIMLTALEEEEDQMKGFDLGIDDYITKPFSFHVLIRRVEAVLRRSYDKNVNNHLIFKEVRIDVDAYRVYVNDVEIILTTKEFEILQLLFQNERKVLTRENIVEKVWGYDYFGETRIIDTHIKNLRKKLAIPYIKTIKGIGYKIDE, from the coding sequence ATGAAAAACTATCATATCCTCGTGGTTGAGGACGATCAAGAAATTCAGGAATTAATTAAACAATTTTTAATGACACAGCAGTATACAGTGGTAGTCGCTTCAGATGGACTAGAGGGTATGACACAATTTAATAAGCAATCCTTTGATTTAATTCTTCTAGATGTCATGATGCCCAATCTTAATGGATTTGAAGTTTCTAAAATGATCCGAAGTCAGTCAAACGTACCAATTATTATGCTAACTGCGTTGGAAGAAGAGGAAGATCAAATGAAAGGATTCGATCTTGGGATCGATGATTATATAACAAAACCCTTTTCATTTCATGTTTTGATTAGACGAGTCGAAGCTGTACTTAGAAGAAGTTATGATAAAAATGTAAATAATCATTTGATATTTAAAGAAGTTCGTATCGATGTGGATGCATATAGAGTCTATGTAAATGATGTTGAAATTATATTAACGACAAAAGAGTTTGAAATTCTACAACTACTATTTCAAAATGAGAGAAAAGTACTTACAAGAGAGAATATCGTAGAGAAGGTTTGGGGGTACGATTATTTTGGAGAAACACGAATAATTGATACACATATTAAAAATCTACGCAAAAAATTAGCTATCCCTTATATTAAAACAATAAAGGGTATTGGTTATAAAATTGATGAATAG
- a CDS encoding sensor histidine kinase: MNSIVKLMKMKQITYKLFMTTSLILLSFAVLIYLTLYFFLPTFYEQYKTDQLQTGIKEIIDKSKDLTFQDAIPLFDEYAKKNNAMLSLQNKEGIIIYSPSFSFIQSGKQTTVVTKAARFENAGTISNSYNVTEPIQFQDGSLTLVVFATFQPIDEASQVLVRFLPYISIIVIVIGIGSAYFYSRFITKPLIYINEGAQKMANLDFSEKIEVRSTDELGELSNSLNDMTINLQQAMFDLKKANEQLKNDIEKEREIETKRREFFAIVAHELKSPLTVMKGYLEGMMYNIGPYQNRDQYLKKNHQIIESMEQLVREILSVSKLEQHTFKLKVEEVNLSKLIGTITKDLEFFASQKSIEIIKKIDSDLSIYTDCALLEKACKNIIHNAVMYSPHNEKVYIKLSEDSKQGQIEIQIINTGVNIKDEDLQQIFKPFYRIEKSRNRNTGGSGLGLYIVKQILETLDIKYSIKNMEHSVQFYMSIPLSKHKNKQTLL, from the coding sequence ATGAATAGTATTGTGAAACTCATGAAGATGAAGCAAATTACTTATAAACTCTTTATGACTACATCTCTCATTTTGTTATCCTTTGCAGTGTTGATTTATTTAACTTTATATTTCTTTCTCCCTACGTTTTATGAGCAATACAAAACAGATCAACTTCAAACAGGGATAAAAGAAATAATTGATAAGTCCAAAGATCTTACGTTTCAAGATGCGATACCACTTTTTGATGAATACGCAAAAAAAAATAACGCGATGCTTTCGCTTCAAAATAAAGAAGGAATAATTATTTACTCGCCTTCATTTTCTTTTATTCAAAGTGGTAAACAAACAACAGTAGTTACTAAAGCAGCACGATTTGAGAATGCAGGTACCATTAGCAATTCATATAATGTTACGGAACCAATTCAATTCCAAGATGGTAGTTTAACGCTTGTAGTGTTCGCAACATTTCAACCGATTGATGAAGCTTCGCAAGTATTAGTGCGCTTTCTCCCCTATATTAGTATCATTGTGATCGTAATTGGTATAGGGAGTGCTTATTTCTATTCCAGGTTTATTACAAAGCCACTTATTTATATTAATGAGGGTGCACAAAAGATGGCAAATTTAGATTTCTCCGAAAAAATTGAGGTTCGTTCTACAGATGAGTTAGGAGAATTATCTAATAGTTTGAATGACATGACTATTAACTTACAACAAGCTATGTTTGATTTAAAAAAAGCAAATGAGCAATTAAAAAATGATATTGAAAAAGAAAGAGAAATAGAAACAAAACGCAGAGAGTTTTTTGCGATTGTAGCACATGAATTAAAGTCCCCTCTTACTGTAATGAAAGGATACTTAGAAGGAATGATGTACAATATTGGCCCTTATCAAAATCGCGATCAATATTTAAAGAAAAATCATCAAATTATTGAAAGTATGGAACAATTAGTTCGTGAAATTTTAAGTGTATCTAAATTAGAACAACACACCTTCAAACTAAAAGTAGAAGAAGTTAATCTTTCAAAATTAATAGGTACAATCACAAAAGATCTCGAATTTTTTGCTTCTCAAAAAAGCATCGAAATAATAAAAAAAATTGATTCTGACCTTTCTATTTATACAGATTGTGCTCTTTTAGAAAAAGCATGTAAAAATATTATCCATAATGCGGTTATGTATTCACCACATAATGAAAAAGTCTATATAAAGTTAAGTGAGGATTCGAAACAAGGTCAAATCGAAATACAAATTATAAATACAGGTGTCAATATTAAAGATGAAGATTTACAACAAATTTTCAAACCATTTTATCGAATTGAAAAATCAAGAAATCGAAATACTGGAGGAAGTGGTTTGGGGCTATATATTGTTAAACAAATTCTTGAAACGCTAGATATAAAGTATTCAATAAAAAATATGGAACATAGTGTGCAATTTTACATGAGTATTCCATTATCTAAACATAAAAACAAACAAACTCTCCTTTAA
- a CDS encoding DinB family protein: MQIRPKVSEYNSYYATYTKLVSDGNIIHILEQQMKGANLLLKRISDSEGLFRYAPTKWSIKEVIGHIADTERIMAYRLLSIARGETAELPGYNDDMYVLRAAFDKQSMQDLLENLIVVRQSTLYLLRSLDKEAWSQRGNANNSEVTVRALAYIIAGHELHHLQIIKERYLGSDAYPAS, from the coding sequence ATACAAATAAGACCAAAGGTAAGTGAATATAACTCCTATTATGCAACGTATACCAAATTGGTATCAGACGGAAATATCATACATATTCTAGAACAACAAATGAAGGGAGCGAATCTTTTATTAAAGAGAATTTCTGATAGTGAGGGACTTTTCCGGTATGCTCCTACTAAATGGAGTATAAAAGAAGTAATCGGTCATATAGCAGATACAGAACGGATTATGGCGTATCGATTGCTATCAATCGCTCGAGGCGAGACAGCAGAACTTCCAGGCTATAATGATGATATGTATGTTCTTAGAGCTGCTTTTGATAAGCAATCTATGCAAGATCTTCTTGAAAATTTAATAGTTGTTCGCCAATCTACCCTGTATTTACTTAGAAGCTTAGATAAAGAAGCTTGGTCACAAAGAGGAAATGCGAATAATTCTGAAGTTACAGTTCGTGCATTAGCATACATCATTGCTGGTCATGAGCTTCATCATCTTCAAATTATAAAAGAACGTTACCTTGGTTCTGATGCATATCCAGCAAGTTAA
- a CDS encoding ABC transporter ATP-binding protein, with the protein METILQFKNLDYYYESNGKNVAILDNVNFSFQKGHFYTILGPSGSGKTTTLSLGCGLDVPKNGYVLYNGKDIRKIGLDRYRNQNVSVIFQSYNLITYMTALQNVLTAMEITGVKVQNKTARALELLERVGLSEAEAKRNVLQLSGGQQQRVAIARALSCNVDLLIADEPTGNLDEETAMDIIELFQELAHKENKCIIVVTHSQEVARKSDRAVYLSKKKLVVNEI; encoded by the coding sequence ATGGAGACGATTTTACAGTTTAAAAATTTGGATTATTATTATGAAAGTAATGGAAAAAATGTAGCGATACTAGATAATGTTAACTTTTCTTTTCAAAAAGGACATTTCTACACGATTTTAGGACCATCTGGATCTGGTAAAACCACAACTCTGAGCTTAGGTTGTGGACTGGATGTCCCTAAAAATGGTTATGTACTGTATAATGGCAAAGATATTAGAAAAATTGGTTTGGATCGATACCGTAATCAAAATGTATCTGTAATTTTCCAATCTTATAACTTAATTACCTATATGACCGCTCTTCAAAATGTCTTAACAGCAATGGAAATTACAGGTGTTAAAGTGCAAAATAAAACAGCAAGAGCATTAGAATTATTAGAGAGGGTAGGACTCTCAGAAGCTGAAGCGAAACGAAACGTCCTGCAACTAAGCGGTGGGCAACAACAGCGTGTAGCAATTGCTCGAGCACTATCTTGTAATGTTGATTTACTGATTGCGGATGAGCCGACAGGAAACCTCGACGAGGAAACGGCAATGGATATTATAGAACTGTTTCAAGAACTTGCACATAAAGAGAATAAATGTATTATCGTCGTGACGCATTCACAGGAAGTTGCTAGAAAATCAGATCGTGCAGTATATTTAAGTAAGAAGAAGTTGGTCGTAAATGAAATCTAA
- a CDS encoding ABC transporter permease produces the protein MNFMKRAILSMKKRIGTSLILMAVFLIVTNLVLSGFTIQNASKKAADGARKKLGADVTLGLDFDKLGQQARETGEMPKPTKLNTKEADQLAKSKYVKDYNYIGNTFGISDGLKLVGASEGEEEGKGKAGMAAVRGGSSSGTEIDMNASFMIEGVRKTALQESFKNGKSKIIDGKPITEQMKDQNVALMEKRLAELNNLKVGDKVKVQSGDKKETLEVEIIGIYETNEQAMGQQAPPIMDPANKLYMPYSTMKKLEVDQGISSVQVVYFLNDPQYIDAFKKEATKSNIDFNYYKLDAHDSLYKQMIGPIENISSTSQMIIYIVSIAGAIILGLIIMLSIKGRRKEMGILLSIGEKKWKLMAQFVVEVVCVAILAFGLSITTGAKVSQYIGDNLLSNEIATASEETDTSQHGTVMMTGPGGTLQNQKEDPIDKIDVSVTGEDVGKMGGIGLAIAIIATLLPALSILRLNPKQILLKDE, from the coding sequence ATGAATTTTATGAAACGTGCAATTCTCAGTATGAAAAAAAGGATAGGAACATCATTAATTTTGATGGCAGTTTTTCTGATTGTTACAAATTTGGTTCTTTCAGGGTTCACAATCCAAAATGCATCAAAAAAAGCAGCGGATGGTGCAAGAAAAAAACTGGGTGCAGATGTTACTTTAGGTCTTGATTTCGACAAATTAGGCCAACAAGCTCGTGAAACTGGAGAAATGCCTAAACCAACGAAGCTGAACACAAAAGAAGCAGATCAATTAGCGAAGTCAAAATATGTAAAAGACTATAATTACATAGGCAATACTTTCGGTATTTCTGATGGACTTAAACTAGTAGGAGCTTCAGAAGGAGAAGAAGAAGGAAAAGGTAAAGCGGGAATGGCGGCTGTGCGAGGCGGTTCAAGCTCTGGTACAGAAATAGATATGAATGCATCTTTTATGATTGAGGGGGTCCGCAAGACTGCATTACAAGAAAGTTTTAAAAACGGAAAAAGTAAAATCATTGATGGAAAACCAATTACAGAGCAAATGAAGGATCAGAATGTAGCTTTAATGGAAAAACGATTAGCGGAATTAAACAATTTGAAAGTAGGAGACAAAGTTAAAGTGCAATCAGGGGATAAGAAGGAAACCCTTGAGGTTGAAATTATCGGTATTTACGAAACAAATGAGCAAGCAATGGGTCAACAGGCTCCTCCTATTATGGATCCAGCTAATAAACTATATATGCCGTATTCAACTATGAAAAAATTAGAAGTAGACCAAGGTATAAGTAGTGTTCAAGTCGTGTATTTCTTGAATGATCCCCAATATATCGATGCATTTAAAAAAGAAGCAACAAAATCTAATATTGATTTTAATTATTATAAATTAGATGCGCATGATTCATTGTACAAGCAAATGATTGGTCCTATCGAAAATATCTCTTCGACTTCTCAAATGATTATTTATATTGTATCGATTGCAGGTGCAATCATTTTAGGATTAATCATTATGCTATCAATTAAAGGACGTCGTAAAGAAATGGGAATTTTATTGTCTATTGGAGAGAAAAAGTGGAAACTGATGGCGCAATTCGTAGTAGAAGTAGTGTGTGTCGCTATTTTAGCATTTGGATTATCCATAACAACAGGAGCTAAAGTTTCTCAATATATCGGGGATAATTTACTTTCGAATGAAATTGCTACTGCGAGCGAAGAAACAGATACCTCGCAACATGGTACTGTAATGATGACTGGACCTGGTGGTACTCTACAAAATCAAAAAGAAGATCCAATTGATAAAATTGATGTAAGTGTAACAGGAGAAGATGTAGGAAAAATGGGTGGAATTGGACTAGCTATTGCTATAATAGCAACGCTACTCCCAGCATTATCTATTCTGCGTTTAAATCCAAAACAAATTCTTTTAAAAGATGAATGA
- a CDS encoding alpha/beta hydrolase produces the protein MKNRVNPELLQGLEMFPDLDLRPENLQSIREGIAQMRPPTVVDDSLSLTDKVIVGPDANPLPLRIYRPKSNHESLPVLLWIHGGGYILGSIDDNDDTCMRFAKEAGCVVVSVDYRLAPEHPYPAPIEDCYAALKWIADNAESLNIDSNRIGVAGVSAGGGLTAALSLLARDRKYPSICLQMPLYPMIDDRNDTPSANEIKEGFVWNQKANEAGWKMYLGEIYGTDQIPAYAAPSRAEDYSDLPYTYTFVGQLDPFRSETLTYVSKLAQAGVDVEFHLYPNAYHWFEGLNPNADVSIYAVNEIVQAVKTGFKRVSKVKA, from the coding sequence ATGAAAAATAGAGTAAATCCAGAATTATTACAAGGGTTAGAGATGTTTCCGGATCTCGATTTACGCCCGGAAAACTTGCAATCAATCAGAGAAGGAATAGCCCAAATGAGACCACCTACCGTTGTTGATGACTCCCTTTCGTTAACAGATAAAGTCATTGTTGGACCAGATGCTAATCCGTTACCATTAAGAATTTACCGTCCAAAATCAAATCATGAATCTTTACCTGTCTTATTATGGATACATGGTGGTGGTTATATCTTAGGTTCTATAGATGATAACGATGATACTTGTATGAGGTTTGCAAAAGAAGCTGGCTGTGTGGTCGTATCTGTAGACTATCGCTTAGCTCCTGAGCATCCTTATCCAGCACCAATCGAGGATTGTTATGCAGCTTTAAAATGGATTGCTGATAATGCAGAGTCATTAAACATTGATTCGAATCGAATTGGGGTTGCAGGAGTAAGCGCTGGAGGTGGGCTAACAGCAGCATTATCATTATTAGCCCGAGATCGAAAATATCCTTCGATTTGTTTACAAATGCCACTATATCCAATGATTGATGACAGAAATGATACACCTTCAGCGAATGAAATTAAAGAGGGATTTGTTTGGAACCAAAAGGCAAATGAAGCTGGCTGGAAAATGTATTTAGGAGAAATATATGGAACGGATCAAATCCCTGCCTATGCAGCGCCTTCTCGAGCTGAAGATTATAGCGACTTGCCATATACCTACACATTTGTTGGTCAATTAGATCCATTCCGCAGTGAAACATTAACCTATGTAAGCAAACTAGCGCAAGCTGGTGTTGATGTCGAATTTCATTTATATCCAAATGCCTATCACTGGTTTGAAGGATTAAATCCAAATGCCGATGTATCTATTTACGCTGTGAACGAAATCGTACAAGCAGTAAAGACTGGTTTCAAAAGAGTATCTAAGGTTAAGGCTTAA
- a CDS encoding pyridoxal phosphate-dependent decarboxylase family protein, translated as MTKTLQLSAEEMRQLGYQAVDLIVDHMNHLKRKPVSETIDSNIFRDKLIETIPEKGSNPNELLHFLNNNVFNQITHVDHPHFMAFVPGPNNYVGVVADFLASGFNVFPTAWIVGAGAEQIELTTINWLKSMLGFPDSAEGLFVSGGSMANLTALTVARQVKLNNDIENAVVYFSNQTHFSVDRALKVLGFKHHQICRIETDEDLRISVSTLKKQIKEDRLKGKTPFCVIANAGTTNCGAVDSLDELADLCGDEDVWLHVDGAYGAAAILSEKGRELLSGIHRADSLTLDPHKWLFQPYDVGCVLIQNSQYLSKTFRMIPEYIKDTETNIEETVNFGERGIELSRRFRALKVWLSFKAFGVTAFREAIDHGIMLAEQVEEFLGKEKDWEVVTPAQLGIVTFRYIPCKLTSTDTIHEINKKLVEEINQKGFAMLSTTKLKEKVVIRLCSINPRTTIEEMLQIMMNIKAVAEEINTSSKHLISVSQP; from the coding sequence ATGACAAAAACCTTGCAGTTATCAGCCGAAGAGATGCGTCAGTTAGGATATCAAGCGGTTGACTTGATTGTTGATCATATGAATCATTTAAAAAGGAAACCAGTTTCGGAAACAATTGATAGTAATATTTTTAGAGACAAGCTAATTGAAACGATTCCGGAAAAAGGATCTAATCCAAATGAGTTACTTCATTTTCTTAATAACAATGTGTTTAATCAAATTACTCATGTGGATCATCCTCATTTTATGGCTTTTGTACCAGGTCCTAATAATTATGTTGGTGTAGTAGCAGATTTTTTAGCAAGTGGGTTTAATGTATTTCCTACAGCTTGGATAGTAGGTGCAGGTGCTGAACAAATTGAATTAACGACAATCAACTGGTTAAAATCAATGCTAGGATTCCCTGATTCAGCTGAAGGACTATTTGTCAGTGGCGGTTCTATGGCTAATTTGACTGCACTTACTGTAGCGAGACAGGTCAAGCTGAACAATGACATAGAAAATGCGGTTGTGTATTTCTCTAACCAAACTCATTTTTCTGTAGATCGAGCACTTAAAGTATTAGGGTTTAAACATCATCAAATTTGCCGAATTGAAACAGATGAAGATTTAAGAATTTCAGTTAGTACTTTAAAAAAGCAAATAAAAGAAGATCGATTAAAAGGAAAAACCCCATTCTGTGTTATTGCTAATGCAGGGACAACGAATTGTGGAGCGGTGGACTCCCTCGATGAATTGGCTGATCTATGTGGTGATGAAGATGTATGGCTACACGTGGATGGTGCTTATGGGGCTGCAGCAATTCTTAGTGAAAAAGGAAGGGAGTTGTTAAGCGGAATTCATCGTGCTGATTCTTTGACGTTAGACCCGCATAAATGGCTTTTTCAGCCTTATGATGTTGGTTGTGTACTCATTCAAAATAGCCAATATTTAAGTAAAACGTTCCGTATGATCCCAGAGTATATTAAGGATACGGAAACTAATATAGAAGAAACAGTGAATTTTGGGGAGCGTGGAATTGAACTTTCTCGTAGATTTAGAGCATTAAAGGTATGGCTTTCTTTTAAAGCATTTGGAGTCACAGCTTTTCGTGAGGCAATAGATCATGGCATTATGTTGGCTGAACAAGTTGAAGAGTTTTTAGGGAAAGAAAAAGATTGGGAGGTAGTAACACCTGCCCAATTAGGAATTGTTACTTTTCGTTATATTCCTTGTAAGCTAACATCTACAGATACAATTCATGAAATAAACAAAAAACTGGTGGAAGAAATTAATCAAAAAGGATTTGCTATGCTAAGTACGACTAAATTAAAAGAAAAAGTAGTAATTCGACTTTGCTCTATTAATCCAAGGACAACAATAGAAGAAATGCTTCAAATCATGATGAACATAAAAGCAGTAGCAGAGGAAATAAACACTTCGTCTAAACATCTTATATCTGTTTCTCAGCCTTGA